The following proteins come from a genomic window of Crateriforma spongiae:
- the lpxD gene encoding UDP-3-O-(3-hydroxymyristoyl)glucosamine N-acyltransferase, translating into MTISISDLAAMVGGKLIGDPSRMITGANPPAECQTGQITLLDEAKRAGEFDPGCAAAVVTPVALADGMEAECVQIVVEDPHEAFGRIVAHFRPPLPATVPQAGIDPDAQVDPTAEIHPTATVAAGAFIGARVRIMPGVVVGQCCTIDEDCVLHAGVVLYSYTRLEPRVVLHAGSVLGAHGFGYRQENGRHVPTAQLGYVHIERDVELGACVTVDRGTYGATRICEGTKVDNQVMIGHNCRIGRHNLICSQVGIAGSCHTGDYVVLAGQVGLKDHIKLGDQTIVGAQAGVMEDSQGHEVLLGSPATGQREQMQIMATERKLPEMRRELKSLRKELQSLRQIVGDDVPVRKAA; encoded by the coding sequence ATGACCATTTCAATCTCGGACTTGGCCGCCATGGTGGGTGGCAAGTTGATCGGAGACCCTTCCCGGATGATCACCGGGGCCAACCCGCCGGCCGAATGCCAGACGGGGCAAATCACTCTGTTGGACGAAGCCAAACGGGCCGGGGAATTCGACCCGGGCTGTGCCGCCGCGGTCGTCACGCCGGTTGCCCTGGCCGACGGTATGGAAGCGGAGTGTGTTCAGATCGTCGTGGAGGATCCCCACGAAGCGTTCGGCAGGATCGTCGCCCATTTTCGTCCTCCACTGCCCGCGACCGTCCCGCAAGCCGGAATCGATCCCGACGCGCAGGTCGATCCGACCGCAGAAATTCATCCAACGGCAACCGTGGCGGCCGGTGCCTTCATCGGGGCCCGCGTCCGGATCATGCCGGGTGTGGTGGTCGGCCAGTGCTGCACGATTGACGAAGACTGCGTGTTGCACGCCGGCGTCGTGCTTTATTCGTACACCCGCTTGGAACCACGCGTCGTCCTTCATGCCGGCAGCGTCCTGGGGGCGCACGGCTTCGGATATCGCCAAGAAAACGGACGTCACGTCCCGACCGCTCAGCTGGGATACGTGCACATCGAACGTGACGTGGAACTGGGGGCTTGCGTCACCGTTGACCGCGGCACCTATGGTGCGACGCGGATTTGCGAAGGCACCAAAGTCGACAACCAAGTGATGATCGGACACAACTGTCGGATCGGTCGCCACAATTTGATTTGCAGCCAAGTCGGCATTGCCGGCAGCTGTCACACCGGTGACTACGTCGTCTTGGCTGGCCAAGTCGGATTGAAAGATCACATCAAGCTGGGGGATCAGACGATCGTCGGCGCCCAGGCCGGCGTGATGGAAGACAGCCAGGGTCACGAAGTTCTGCTGGGGTCACCGGCGACCGGCCAGCGGGAACAAATGCAGATCATGGCGACCGAACGGAAGTTGCCCGAGATGCGACGTGAACTGAAATCGCTTCGCAAGGAACTGCAGTCGCTGCGTCAGATCGTCGGCGACGACGTACCCGTTCGAAAGGCGGCGTGA
- a CDS encoding LpxI family protein, producing MAPIRGADAAGPIGLIAGWGRLPVLVAQTLKDNGHPVHCIAINGHASAELEDVCDAVQWSGVGRMGGHLRYFRRHKVTGITMAGKLFKSDLLYSRSVWRHLPDWTCVRVFAPLLLGRRPDARDDSLLTAVTELYLRQGIAVHAATDLAPELLVNQGHLAGPSPKPALQSDARAGWRVARQMGGLDIGQTITIKDGTVIAVEAIEGTDACIQRTGQLCSRGGWTLVKVAKPDQDMRFDVPTIGPQTIANVHAAGGKAIVIEAERTIVVDQDQTYRDASRAGISIIAYDDAEVCGSSTEETVVRRAA from the coding sequence ATGGCCCCGATTCGTGGTGCGGATGCTGCGGGGCCGATCGGGCTGATCGCCGGTTGGGGACGCTTGCCTGTGTTGGTGGCTCAAACGCTAAAAGACAACGGGCATCCGGTGCATTGCATTGCGATCAACGGACACGCGTCTGCCGAATTGGAGGACGTGTGTGACGCGGTTCAGTGGTCCGGCGTCGGCCGTATGGGCGGACACTTGCGGTACTTTCGTCGTCACAAGGTGACCGGCATTACGATGGCCGGCAAACTGTTCAAGTCGGATTTATTGTATTCCCGATCGGTGTGGCGTCACTTGCCCGATTGGACGTGTGTCAGGGTGTTCGCACCATTGCTGCTGGGGCGTCGGCCCGACGCCCGCGACGACAGCCTGCTGACCGCGGTGACAGAACTTTATCTACGTCAGGGAATCGCGGTTCATGCCGCGACCGATTTGGCTCCGGAGTTGCTTGTGAATCAGGGACATTTGGCCGGTCCGTCGCCCAAGCCCGCATTGCAATCCGATGCCCGCGCCGGTTGGCGGGTGGCGCGTCAGATGGGCGGGCTGGACATCGGACAGACGATCACCATCAAAGACGGAACCGTGATCGCGGTTGAAGCGATCGAGGGAACCGACGCCTGTATCCAGCGCACCGGTCAGTTGTGCTCTCGCGGCGGTTGGACGTTGGTCAAAGTGGCCAAGCCGGACCAAGACATGCGGTTTGACGTTCCCACGATCGGTCCGCAAACGATTGCCAACGTTCATGCCGCCGGCGGCAAAGCGATCGTCATCGAGGCGGAACGGACGATCGTTGTCGACCAAGATCAAACCTATCGCGACGCCAGTCGCGCAGGAATTTCCATCATCGCCTATGATGACGCCGAAGTTTGCGGGTCATCGACCGAAGAGACGGTGGTTCGACGTGCCGCTTGA
- a CDS encoding 4-(cytidine 5'-diphospho)-2-C-methyl-D-erythritol kinase, whose product MSKTNASQIRMLCPAKLNLFLELCKRRDDGYHDIDTVMVAIDLVDELQIRVRQQPGISLQVDWSPSRRELAKQLGVEPSSKAALGPDAHVDPSLAPESAASLLDIPCDERNLVWRAAEAAVKHFDLDFGFEITLGKRIPAGAGMGGASSNAAMTLLAIATLVGRRGDLDSLHGLAAEIGSDVPFFLRLPPAPDPAGTVPAGTPNVSENSGASISPVAWATGRGEVLQPVPIGGRLNFVIVYPAIALSTARVYQGATVPDSPISSAPLRNSLKTLAISEIGQFMGNRLTDPARKIASRIDEIHESMWQSGLKGVQLTGSGSASFGIADTPKSAGLAAETLRQQLCPGARVMTACSLPPPAKTQT is encoded by the coding sequence ATGTCCAAAACCAACGCATCGCAAATACGGATGCTTTGCCCGGCAAAGCTGAATCTGTTTTTGGAATTGTGCAAACGCCGCGACGACGGATACCACGACATCGATACGGTGATGGTCGCCATCGACCTGGTGGATGAATTGCAAATCCGTGTTCGGCAACAGCCCGGCATTTCACTGCAAGTGGACTGGTCGCCTTCGCGTCGCGAGCTTGCCAAACAACTTGGCGTCGAACCGTCTTCGAAAGCTGCGCTGGGGCCCGATGCCCATGTCGATCCATCGCTTGCACCGGAGTCCGCCGCATCATTGCTGGACATCCCTTGCGACGAACGCAATCTGGTTTGGCGGGCCGCCGAAGCCGCGGTCAAACACTTCGATTTGGATTTCGGATTTGAAATCACGCTTGGCAAACGCATCCCGGCCGGTGCGGGCATGGGCGGTGCCAGCAGCAACGCGGCGATGACGCTGTTGGCGATCGCCACCCTGGTCGGACGCCGGGGCGACCTTGATTCGCTGCACGGCTTGGCGGCCGAGATCGGCAGTGACGTTCCCTTTTTCTTGCGACTGCCGCCGGCCCCGGATCCGGCCGGCACGGTGCCTGCGGGCACTCCAAACGTCAGCGAAAACTCCGGTGCGTCAATTTCGCCGGTCGCCTGGGCAACCGGTCGCGGTGAAGTCTTGCAGCCGGTGCCTATCGGCGGCCGGCTGAATTTCGTCATCGTCTACCCGGCGATCGCATTGTCGACGGCTCGGGTATATCAGGGGGCCACCGTGCCCGATTCCCCAATATCTTCGGCACCACTACGAAATAGCCTGAAGACCTTGGCGATCAGCGAAATCGGGCAATTTATGGGGAATCGGTTGACCGATCCCGCACGGAAAATTGCGTCTCGTATCGATGAAATTCACGAATCTATGTGGCAAAGCGGTCTGAAAGGGGTTCAATTAACGGGTAGCGGTTCGGCCAGTTTCGGGATAGCGGATACCCCCAAATCGGCCGGCTTGGCGGCTGAGACGCTACGTCAGCAATTATGCCCCGGTGCAAGAGTGATGACAGCGTGTTCGTTGCCTCCGCCCGCAAAGACTCAGACGTGA
- a CDS encoding SpoVG family protein codes for MNITEVRIKLMESSEDRLRAFCSITIDDCFVVRDLKIIDGTNGPFVAMPSRKLAGHCQRCGYKNHLRANFCNQCGGKLRLDADFNDSPQKLYADVAHPINSECRELIQNAVLAEFEAEVARASQPGYRSRYDDDFGFEDVSADDLDSEDRRNSGNRPAASAKSNVNEPAAKPKRSDDQRQEATLIDSAGEAGPPRPKMSDRPGDRAAAQARTTNSASVEDTESESDADDHDGFGAGIFDE; via the coding sequence GTGAACATCACTGAAGTACGCATCAAGTTGATGGAATCCAGCGAAGACCGTCTGCGAGCATTCTGTTCGATCACGATCGACGATTGTTTTGTCGTTCGTGATTTGAAGATTATCGATGGGACCAATGGCCCGTTCGTTGCCATGCCCAGTCGTAAATTGGCCGGACACTGTCAACGTTGTGGCTACAAGAATCATCTGCGCGCGAATTTCTGCAACCAATGCGGTGGAAAGCTGCGGTTGGATGCGGATTTCAATGATTCGCCACAGAAGCTGTATGCCGACGTTGCCCACCCGATCAACAGCGAGTGTCGCGAGCTGATTCAGAACGCGGTGTTGGCAGAATTCGAAGCCGAAGTCGCACGTGCCAGCCAGCCCGGTTACCGTTCGCGGTACGACGACGATTTCGGTTTCGAAGACGTGAGCGCCGATGATCTGGATTCCGAGGATCGACGAAACTCGGGCAACCGCCCCGCCGCGTCGGCAAAGTCCAATGTGAACGAACCTGCGGCCAAGCCCAAACGGTCCGATGACCAGCGACAGGAAGCCACTTTGATCGATTCGGCCGGTGAAGCTGGCCCCCCGAGACCTAAGATGTCGGATCGGCCCGGTGATCGTGCCGCGGCTCAAGCGCGCACGACGAATTCCGCATCCGTGGAAGACACCGAATCTGAAAGCGACGCGGACGACCATGACGGCTTTGGTGCCGGTATCTTTGACGAATAG
- a CDS encoding methyltransferase RsmF C-terminal domain-like protein, with product MTGKKIEPTGRESGDWRSELRDSLGVCGLPNDQWADFLAALEVNHGSVMRLHRRWIDDAKSQSESDGIRAGHLGPTVPWYHGAFRHDGTWQGRRPADTLRYAAGDFFLQDAGSLLALAACGADTDELAGGLVCDLCASPGGKATALVEAVGESGFVLANEPIRSRLAALEFNLTRTGSDRWAISQKDPEDLASELTGQFDCVVVDAPCSGQTLVARGKQSEGSFSARQVRHSAARQNRILDAAVRLLRPGGKLIYSTCTFAVDENEAQVQRMVDTASMVPVQLEALRDYRSVADGCYRLWPHLHDCAGAFAARLDAGGDAMSTRDEASPTHGGDRISSAKRHKNRRDRRGPRRIEFEPGDWVTDDAAGLHQRTIIRGDVAMCVPVDAPQWVPLIAAKLPELAYCTGKTWKPAHGLARRAFASVTPVQTIQVDDAQARRYLSGNVIDCALRGWVVVTWQDRPLGWIKSNGSTGKNHLPVPYRLTGG from the coding sequence ATGACCGGCAAGAAAATCGAACCGACTGGCCGGGAATCTGGCGACTGGCGCAGCGAATTACGGGATTCGCTGGGTGTCTGTGGATTACCCAATGATCAATGGGCCGATTTCTTGGCGGCCCTGGAGGTCAATCACGGCAGCGTCATGCGGTTGCATCGTCGCTGGATTGACGATGCAAAATCGCAATCCGAATCGGACGGGATCCGGGCCGGTCATTTGGGGCCGACCGTGCCCTGGTATCACGGTGCGTTCCGACACGATGGTACTTGGCAGGGACGCCGGCCTGCGGACACGTTGCGGTATGCGGCCGGTGACTTCTTTCTGCAGGACGCCGGATCGCTGTTGGCGCTGGCCGCTTGCGGTGCGGACACCGATGAACTGGCCGGCGGTCTCGTTTGCGACTTGTGTGCATCCCCTGGCGGAAAAGCAACCGCGTTGGTCGAAGCGGTCGGCGAAAGTGGGTTTGTGTTGGCCAATGAGCCGATCCGGTCACGGCTGGCGGCGTTGGAGTTCAACCTGACGCGGACCGGAAGCGATCGTTGGGCGATCAGCCAAAAGGACCCGGAGGATTTGGCGTCGGAGTTGACCGGACAGTTCGACTGTGTGGTGGTCGATGCGCCGTGCAGCGGCCAAACGCTGGTTGCCCGCGGCAAGCAATCCGAAGGCTCGTTCTCAGCACGTCAGGTTCGGCACAGTGCTGCCAGGCAAAATCGCATCTTGGATGCGGCCGTGCGTCTATTGCGTCCCGGCGGCAAACTGATTTACAGCACATGCACTTTCGCGGTGGACGAAAACGAAGCTCAGGTGCAACGAATGGTTGACACCGCGTCGATGGTGCCGGTTCAGTTGGAGGCATTGCGCGATTATCGTTCTGTGGCCGACGGTTGTTATCGCTTGTGGCCACATCTGCACGACTGCGCAGGTGCCTTTGCGGCGCGATTGGACGCTGGCGGGGACGCGATGTCGACGCGCGACGAAGCTTCACCGACCCATGGGGGCGACCGAATTTCATCGGCAAAACGACACAAGAATCGGCGTGATCGTCGTGGTCCCAGACGCATTGAATTCGAACCCGGTGATTGGGTCACAGACGACGCGGCGGGACTTCATCAGCGGACGATCATTCGCGGTGATGTTGCCATGTGTGTACCGGTGGATGCACCGCAGTGGGTACCGTTGATCGCTGCGAAGTTGCCCGAGTTGGCCTATTGCACCGGGAAAACATGGAAGCCCGCGCACGGATTGGCGCGGCGGGCATTCGCATCGGTCACACCTGTGCAAACGATCCAAGTTGATGATGCCCAGGCACGTCGCTACCTGTCGGGCAACGTCATCGATTGTGCTCTGCGCGGTTGGGTGGTCGTTACTTGGCAGGATCGTCCCCTAGGCTGGATCAAATCGAATGGTTCCACTGGCAAGAACCATTTACCCGTTCCCTATCGATTGACCGGCGGTTGA
- a CDS encoding MFS transporter has protein sequence MAWRFPFFYGYVMLPVAMLVQICTSPGQTFAVSAFMPALRDDLGMSDSRLSLAYMLGTFFAAFPLSGVGPLADRFGLRGVTLLAVVALAGTCLAASTVSGFWGLLAVFLMLRFLGQGSLTLLGSNSIAMWFRSRLGRVSAVMSIGTALAFAWVPSWISQSIDAYGWRQTYVRMAALIAMVMVPVLLLVFVNRPEDIGQNVDGRIDRGPDTADRPLGRGTADDRREVDVDANQGDAPEQSTVTTPEDAWTLSEASRTTAFPILAACNALWALVGTGVLFHLYTLCADRGMPDALPSDLFKALGLSMLAMQLVGGVLADFVPLHRLLGIGMVSLNLSVGCLIGWDSVPGYYVFAVFFGGGQGLLIAVGVVVWVRYFGRRHLGKIRGTVWCLTVAGSGCGPFLMGISRDQTGSFQAAIWGFLALLSPLMVAAWFATRPRHIDPAV, from the coding sequence GTGGCCTGGCGATTCCCGTTTTTCTATGGCTACGTGATGCTGCCGGTGGCGATGCTGGTGCAAATCTGTACAAGCCCTGGGCAAACCTTTGCCGTCAGTGCGTTTATGCCCGCGCTTCGCGACGATTTGGGGATGTCCGACAGTCGGTTATCGCTGGCGTACATGTTGGGGACTTTCTTCGCCGCCTTTCCACTGTCCGGGGTGGGCCCATTGGCGGATCGTTTCGGTCTGCGAGGCGTGACACTATTGGCGGTCGTTGCCCTGGCAGGAACCTGTCTAGCCGCTTCGACGGTGTCGGGGTTTTGGGGCCTACTGGCGGTGTTTCTGATGTTGCGATTCCTGGGACAAGGATCGCTGACGTTGTTGGGCAGCAACAGTATCGCAATGTGGTTTCGCAGCCGCTTGGGGCGGGTGTCTGCGGTGATGAGCATCGGGACCGCGTTGGCATTCGCCTGGGTACCGTCTTGGATTTCCCAGTCCATTGATGCCTATGGGTGGCGTCAAACCTACGTCCGCATGGCCGCGTTGATCGCGATGGTAATGGTGCCCGTCTTGCTGTTGGTCTTCGTGAATCGTCCCGAGGACATCGGGCAAAATGTTGACGGCCGAATCGATCGGGGACCCGACACAGCGGACAGGCCGCTTGGTCGGGGCACAGCGGATGATCGGCGGGAAGTGGATGTCGACGCGAATCAAGGCGATGCACCGGAGCAGTCGACTGTGACAACGCCAGAAGATGCCTGGACCCTTTCCGAAGCGTCGCGAACGACCGCATTTCCAATTTTGGCCGCCTGCAATGCGTTGTGGGCATTGGTGGGCACTGGGGTCCTGTTTCACTTGTACACGTTGTGTGCCGATCGCGGCATGCCGGACGCGTTACCTTCGGATCTTTTCAAGGCATTGGGGCTGTCGATGCTGGCGATGCAGTTGGTCGGCGGCGTGCTGGCGGATTTTGTGCCGCTTCATCGCTTGCTGGGGATCGGCATGGTATCGCTCAACTTGTCGGTCGGCTGTCTGATCGGTTGGGATTCCGTTCCGGGCTACTATGTGTTTGCCGTCTTTTTTGGTGGCGGTCAGGGTCTGTTGATTGCCGTCGGCGTGGTCGTGTGGGTGCGCTATTTCGGACGCCGACACTTGGGAAAGATCCGCGGGACGGTTTGGTGTCTGACCGTGGCCGGCAGTGGTTGCGGGCCGTTTTTGATGGGAATCTCGCGTGACCAGACCGGCAGTTTTCAGGCGGCGATTTGGGGATTCCTGGCCTTGTTGTCGCCGTTGATGGTGGCCGCCTGGTTCGCGACACGGCCACGCCATATCGACCCGGCGGTTTGA
- the rnc gene encoding ribonuclease III — protein MNSPDQLLGPESTSVHLIDDVDAGDQDAKIRRCQDIIDYQFSDETLLRAALTHASGASNRLASNERLEFLGDAVLGLMVCEWLFEEYPEYNEGDLTKIKSAVVSRRSCGRVACRLGLDRCLIVGRGVTRNRSYPRSLVSDVFESVIAAIYLDGGRDAIRDRIRDWLQDEVDAAVESQGASNYKSSLQQHAQRDLANTPVYQLVRETGPDHRKAFLIAAVIGEQSFTPAWGNNKKDAEQRAAANALAELREEPLPYPSGAAGESSAETSA, from the coding sequence GTGAACTCTCCGGACCAGTTGCTGGGTCCTGAATCCACGTCCGTGCATCTGATTGATGACGTGGATGCGGGTGACCAGGACGCAAAAATCCGTCGCTGCCAAGACATCATCGATTATCAGTTCTCCGACGAAACGCTGCTGCGTGCGGCGTTGACTCATGCGTCGGGAGCTTCCAACCGCTTGGCCAGCAATGAACGCTTGGAATTCTTGGGGGATGCCGTGCTGGGCCTGATGGTCTGCGAATGGCTCTTCGAAGAATACCCCGAGTACAACGAAGGTGATTTGACGAAGATCAAATCGGCCGTTGTCAGCCGGCGTTCCTGCGGCCGTGTGGCCTGTCGCTTGGGCCTGGACCGATGCCTGATTGTCGGTCGCGGCGTGACGCGAAACCGCAGCTACCCCCGGTCGTTGGTCAGCGACGTTTTTGAATCGGTCATTGCAGCGATCTATCTGGACGGCGGCCGGGATGCGATCCGCGATCGCATTCGTGACTGGCTGCAGGACGAAGTCGACGCGGCGGTCGAAAGCCAGGGGGCCAGCAACTACAAATCGTCGCTGCAACAGCATGCCCAGCGTGATCTGGCCAACACTCCGGTGTATCAGCTGGTTCGCGAAACCGGCCCAGACCATCGCAAGGCGTTTCTGATTGCTGCGGTCATCGGCGAACAATCTTTCACGCCCGCGTGGGGTAATAACAAGAAAGACGCCGAACAACGCGCCGCGGCCAACGCTTTGGCCGAACTGCGTGAAGAACCACTGCCGTATCCCAGCGGCGCTGCCGGCGAATCGTCTGCCGAAACGTCCGCCTGA
- a CDS encoding alkaline phosphatase, with protein sequence MTALTKSSIYTAFLAFALIAPWSTRLSAQPAVADATRADETTSAEATANGSIDSTEPSESSGDAIRDMQSNAIREQSTAWGHWGVDATKYSSWTNHSNRLIPVYTFGITLDSLRQEGSVYSDRERLEKLYGTVTPGTHQPSADYFDQTDVYRLQQQAIAAGKKNIVLFVFDGMDWQTTRAAALYKAGKVRYERGRGTGLSFQDYRGVETDYGVVVTSPRQSGATFDVDAQTVTGQKDITGGYDPQRGGHTPAMEQSRRSYLVGLERDREHTVTDSAASATSLCSGIKTYNGAIGVDAFGQAAESIAHQLQREKGFAIGMVTSVPVSHATPASAYANNVTRKDYQDISRDLLGLPSSFHRDAPNQGVDVLIGGGYGQGKGADKVQGSNFMPGNTYLHESDLRRSDVANGGRYVVAKRTEDRDGADVLNEAADQAVKGNHRLVGFFGVRGGHLPFRTADGDYKPTFDIRGTEKYSQADIKENPTLAEMATAALKVLQQDPDGFWLMIEAGDVDWANHANNLDNSIGAVLSGEAAFDAVVDWVEKNDAWQETAILLTADHGHYLVIESPETIAAAGADKVGKSEK encoded by the coding sequence ATGACTGCCTTGACGAAATCCAGCATCTACACCGCCTTCCTCGCATTCGCCCTGATCGCCCCTTGGTCCACGCGACTTTCCGCACAGCCCGCGGTTGCCGATGCGACCAGAGCCGATGAAACCACGTCTGCAGAAGCGACGGCGAATGGATCGATTGACTCGACCGAACCTTCCGAATCGTCCGGCGACGCGATCCGTGATATGCAAAGCAACGCGATTCGCGAACAATCCACCGCTTGGGGCCACTGGGGTGTCGACGCCACCAAGTACAGCAGCTGGACAAATCACAGCAACCGTTTGATTCCCGTCTACACGTTCGGCATCACACTGGATTCGCTTCGCCAGGAAGGCAGTGTGTACAGCGATCGCGAACGTCTGGAGAAGCTTTACGGTACGGTCACTCCGGGTACCCACCAACCGTCGGCCGACTATTTCGACCAGACCGATGTCTACCGGTTGCAGCAACAAGCAATCGCGGCGGGAAAAAAGAACATCGTGCTTTTCGTCTTTGACGGGATGGATTGGCAAACCACTCGGGCCGCCGCTTTGTACAAGGCGGGCAAGGTCCGATACGAACGCGGACGCGGTACCGGACTGTCGTTTCAAGACTACCGCGGCGTCGAAACCGACTATGGCGTGGTCGTGACCAGCCCACGCCAATCCGGCGCGACCTTTGACGTCGACGCCCAAACGGTCACCGGACAAAAAGACATCACCGGTGGCTACGACCCACAACGTGGTGGCCACACTCCGGCAATGGAACAAAGCCGCCGCAGTTACTTGGTCGGCCTGGAACGTGATCGCGAACACACCGTGACCGACTCCGCCGCCTCGGCGACCAGTCTGTGTAGCGGCATCAAAACCTATAACGGCGCGATCGGTGTCGACGCCTTCGGCCAGGCCGCCGAATCAATCGCCCATCAACTGCAACGGGAAAAAGGATTTGCGATCGGAATGGTCACCAGTGTGCCGGTCAGCCACGCAACGCCCGCCAGCGCATACGCCAACAACGTGACACGAAAAGATTATCAAGACATCAGCCGCGACCTGCTGGGCTTGCCATCGTCGTTTCATCGCGATGCGCCGAATCAGGGCGTCGACGTGCTGATCGGCGGCGGTTACGGCCAGGGCAAAGGTGCCGACAAGGTCCAGGGCAGTAATTTCATGCCGGGAAACACCTATCTGCACGAAAGTGACCTCCGCCGCAGCGACGTCGCCAACGGCGGGCGTTACGTGGTCGCCAAACGGACAGAGGACCGTGATGGGGCGGATGTGCTAAACGAAGCAGCCGATCAAGCCGTCAAAGGTAACCATCGCTTGGTCGGATTCTTTGGCGTCCGCGGTGGTCACCTGCCGTTCCGAACCGCCGACGGTGATTACAAACCGACCTTCGATATCCGTGGCACCGAAAAATACAGCCAGGCTGACATCAAGGAAAACCCGACGCTGGCCGAAATGGCGACCGCCGCCCTGAAGGTCCTGCAGCAAGATCCCGACGGATTCTGGCTAATGATCGAAGCGGGCGACGTCGATTGGGCCAACCACGCGAACAACCTGGACAACAGCATCGGCGCGGTGCTCAGCGGTGAAGCCGCCTTTGACGCCGTGGTCGACTGGGTGGAAAAGAATGACGCTTGGCAGGAAACCGCAATTCTGCTGACTGCGGACCACGGGCACTATTTGGTCATCGAATCGCCGGAAACCATCGCCGCGGCGGGAGCCGACAAAGTCGGCAAATCAGAAAAATGA